In Microcaecilia unicolor chromosome 1, aMicUni1.1, whole genome shotgun sequence, the following are encoded in one genomic region:
- the LOC115464643 gene encoding zinc finger protein 271-like isoform X3 produces MAAGLCAQQLPVMFEDVTVYFSQEQWNYLDESQKELYREVMKENYEILISLGVDHESINSEVLSRIKQEEEPRVWDPKEPGRKEVPQSCTEKNVLRNSKTETHHWKLHEKLDRGKILLERNKEETSSCPDWGEKGKNQNKQQNTRDSTLWEHSACNMQTGEEQRNQTKDQSCLCDICEIFLCNLVTLTSYQRSDTEEKLAACTYCLKTFSQKVELQRQLQTCTSETRFMCSECEKDFSRQKELVQHQKNNKETRMGVSTEYRKCFINKPNITKDQETNTDAKISSYAGCEKSFIQEENVTRNAKFHAEEIPVLDNEPKKSLSRRKAITEHKNTQTGVELVISAKSDKIFCRKTNPSTYQKNQKDERLYTYPTMHQRGVKPFTSTECGKSFTDNHIAPQGTHTGEKPFTCTECRKTFSHKANLRQHQVIHTGQKPFICTECGKSFRQKAHLTRHKIIHTGIKQFSCTECGKSFTDKAVLKIHQRIHTGVKPYTCFECGKNFCEKGRLTVHQKIHTGVKPFTCMECGKRFGRKAALIMHQRIHSGSKPFTCNECDRSFYYISNFRKHQRIHTELKSFICNDCGRSFIRMVNLTMHQRIHKEVKPIICTECGKSFIRKADLTVHQRIHSGLKPFKCTECDRSFSRKADLRVHQRIHSGVKPYTCTECGKCFSQNSNFTVHLRTHTGVKPFICTECGKGFSANGKLAIHLRTHTGVKPFTCPECGKTFSEKGTLTTHQRIHTAVKPFTCCDCGKSFRQKGKLTRHQRIHTEMKPFSCTMCGKNFQQKAILTVHQRIHTGQKPFSCTECGKSFREKAILTVHQRIHSGQKPFACSECGKSFNEKGALVIHQRIHTGVKPFSCTECGKSFRLKARLLVHQRMHSGQKPFTCCECGKSFSEKGTLTIHQRIHTGVKPFTCSECGKSFSQKTNLSVHKRIHTGRKLHTCIECGKSFSHKASLKKHEGIHTGIKH; encoded by the exons CTGCCAGTGATGTTTGAGGACGTCACTGTCTACTTCTCCCAGGAGCAGTGGAACTATTTGGATGAAAgccagaaggagctttacagggaggtgatgaaagAGAATTACGAGATTCTGATCTCACTAG GTGTAGACCATGAAAGCATCAATTCTGAAGTATTATCAAggattaaacaagaggaagagccTCGTGTCTGGGATCCAAAGGAGCCAGGACGGAAAGAAGTTCCTCAGTCATGCACAG AAAAGAATGTCCTtagaaacagtaaaacagagacaCATCACTGGAAGCTGCATGAGAAGCTTGACAGGGGAAAGATATTATTGGAAAGAAACAAAGAGGAAACTTCTTCCTGTCctgactggggagaaaagggaaaaaatcaaaataaacaacaaaacaCAAGAGACTCAACTCTGTGGGAACACAGTGCCTGTAATATGCAAACAGGAGAAGAgcagagaaaccagacaaaagatCAAAGTTGTTTATGTGATATTTGTGAGATATTCCTCTGCAATCTTGTAACTCTGACATCATATCAGCGATCTGACACTGAAGAGAAACTAGCTGCCTGTACATACTGTTTgaaaaccttcagtcaaaagGTAGAACTACAGAGACAACTGCAAACATGCACAAGTGAGACACGTTTTATGTGTTCTGAATGTGAGAAAGATTTCAGTAGGCAGAAAGAGTTAGTGCAACAccagaaaaataataaagaaactagaaTGGGTGTAAGTACAGAATATAGGAAATGCTTTATTAATAAACCAAACATTACAAAAGATCAGGAAACCAACACTGATGCGAAAATATCTTCATATGCTGGTTGTGAAAAAAGCTTCATCCAGGAAGAAAACGTcacaagaaatgcaaaattccatgcagaagaGATACCGGTTTTAGATAATGAGCCTAAGAAAAGCTTAAGTCGCAGGAAAGCAATCACAGAACATAAAAACACTCAAACTGGCGTGGAATTGGTCATTTCTGCTAAATCTGATAAAATCTTTTGCAGAAAGACAAACCCCTCAACCTACCAAAAAAATCAGAAAGATGAAAGACTGTATACCTATCCCACTATGCACCAAagaggagtgaaaccatttacatctactgagtgtggtaaaagcttcactgaTAACCACATTGCCCCCCAGGGAACccacactggagagaaaccatttacatgtactgagtgtagaAAAACCTTCAGTCATAAGGCAAATCTCAGACAGCACCAGGTAATTCATACAGGACAGAAGCCAtttatatgtactgagtgtggcaaaAGCTTCAGACAGAAGGCACACCTCACAAGGCACAAGATAATACATACAGGAATAAAACAATTTTCAtgtactgaatgtggtaaaagcttcactgaCAAGGCTGTCCTCAAAATACACCagcgaatccacacaggagtgaaaccatataCGTGTTTTGAGTGTGGCAAAAACTTCTGTGAGAAGGGAAGACTTACTGTACACCAGAaaattcacacaggagtgaaaccatttacttgtatggaatgtggtaaaagatttGGTCGAAAGGCAGCACTTATTATGcatcaaagaattcattcaggatCAAAACCATTTACCTGCAATGAGTGTGATAGAAGTTTCTATTATATATCAAACTTtagaaaacaccagagaatccacacagaatTGAAATCATTTATATGTAATGACTGCGGTAGAAGCTTCATTCGAatggtaaacctcacaatgcatcaGAGAATACATAAAGAAGTGAAACCAATTATAtgcactgagtgtggtaaaagtttcattCGGAAAGCAGACCTCAcagtgcaccagagaatccactcaGGATTGAAACCATTTAAATGCACCGAGTGTGATAGAAGTTTCAGTCGGAAAGCAGACCTTAGagtgcaccagagaatccactcaGGAGTGAAACCATATACGTGCACCGAGTGCGGTAAATGTTTTAGTCAAAATTCAAACTTTACGGTACACCTGAGAACACACACAGGGGTGAAACCATTTATATGTACCGAGTGTGGGAAAGGTTTCAGTGCCAATGGAAAACTTGCCATACACTTGAGAACCCATactggagtgaaaccatttacatgtcctgagtgcgGTAAAACCTTCAGTGAGAAGGGAACACTCAccacacaccagagaatccacacagcagtgaaaccatttacatgctgtgattgtggtaaaagctttaggcAGAAGGGGAAGCtcaccagacaccagagaatccatactGAAATGAAACCATTTTCCTGTACTATGTGTGGTAAAAACTTTCAACAAAAGGCAATACTCAcagtgcaccagagaatccatacaggaCAGAAACCATTTTCATGTACTGAGTGCGGTAAAAGCTTTCGAGAAAAGGCAATACTCACGGTACATCAGAGAATCCATTCCGgacagaaaccatttgcatgttctgagtgtgggaaAAGCTTCAATGAGAAGGGAGCACTAGTCattcaccagagaatccacacaggagtaaaaccattttcATGTACCGAGTGTGGGAAAAGCTTTCGACTAAAGGCAAGACTCTTGGTGCACCAGAGAATGCATTCAGgacagaaaccatttacatgttgtGAGTGTGGCAAAAGCTTTAGTGAGAAGGGAACACTCactatacaccagagaatccacacaggagtgaaaccatttacatgttctgagtgtgggaaAAGTTTCAGTCAGAAGACAAACCTTTCAGTGCacaagagaatccacacaggacgtAAATTGCATACGTGcattgaatgtggtaaaagtttctcTCACAAAGCAAGCCTTAAAAAACATGAGGGAATACACACAGGAATAAAACACTGA
- the LOC115464643 gene encoding zinc finger protein 271-like isoform X1, producing the protein MAAGLCAEQLPVMFEDVTVYFSQEQWNYLDESQKELYREVMKENYEILISLGVDHESINSEVLSRIKQEEEPRVWDPKEPGRKEVPQSCTEKNVLRNSKTETHHWKLHEKLDRGKILLERNKEETSSCPDWGEKGKNQNKQQNTRDSTLWEHSACNMQTGEEQRNQTKDQSCLCDICEIFLCNLVTLTSYQRSDTEEKLAACTYCLKTFSQKVELQRQLQTCTSETRFMCSECEKDFSRQKELVQHQKNNKETRMGVSTEYRKCFINKPNITKDQETNTDAKISSYAGCEKSFIQEENVTRNAKFHAEEIPVLDNEPKKSLSRRKAITEHKNTQTGVELVISAKSDKIFCRKTNPSTYQKNQKDERLYTYPTMHQRGVKPFTSTECGKSFTDNHIAPQGTHTGEKPFTCTECRKTFSHKANLRQHQVIHTGQKPFICTECGKSFRQKAHLTRHKIIHTGIKQFSCTECGKSFTDKAVLKIHQRIHTGVKPYTCFECGKNFCEKGRLTVHQKIHTGVKPFTCMECGKRFGRKAALIMHQRIHSGSKPFTCNECDRSFYYISNFRKHQRIHTELKSFICNDCGRSFIRMVNLTMHQRIHKEVKPIICTECGKSFIRKADLTVHQRIHSGLKPFKCTECDRSFSRKADLRVHQRIHSGVKPYTCTECGKCFSQNSNFTVHLRTHTGVKPFICTECGKGFSANGKLAIHLRTHTGVKPFTCPECGKTFSEKGTLTTHQRIHTAVKPFTCCDCGKSFRQKGKLTRHQRIHTEMKPFSCTMCGKNFQQKAILTVHQRIHTGQKPFSCTECGKSFREKAILTVHQRIHSGQKPFACSECGKSFNEKGALVIHQRIHTGVKPFSCTECGKSFRLKARLLVHQRMHSGQKPFTCCECGKSFSEKGTLTIHQRIHTGVKPFTCSECGKSFSQKTNLSVHKRIHTGRKLHTCIECGKSFSHKASLKKHEGIHTGIKH; encoded by the exons CTGCCAGTGATGTTTGAGGACGTCACTGTCTACTTCTCCCAGGAGCAGTGGAACTATTTGGATGAAAgccagaaggagctttacagggaggtgatgaaagAGAATTACGAGATTCTGATCTCACTAG GTGTAGACCATGAAAGCATCAATTCTGAAGTATTATCAAggattaaacaagaggaagagccTCGTGTCTGGGATCCAAAGGAGCCAGGACGGAAAGAAGTTCCTCAGTCATGCACAG AAAAGAATGTCCTtagaaacagtaaaacagagacaCATCACTGGAAGCTGCATGAGAAGCTTGACAGGGGAAAGATATTATTGGAAAGAAACAAAGAGGAAACTTCTTCCTGTCctgactggggagaaaagggaaaaaatcaaaataaacaacaaaacaCAAGAGACTCAACTCTGTGGGAACACAGTGCCTGTAATATGCAAACAGGAGAAGAgcagagaaaccagacaaaagatCAAAGTTGTTTATGTGATATTTGTGAGATATTCCTCTGCAATCTTGTAACTCTGACATCATATCAGCGATCTGACACTGAAGAGAAACTAGCTGCCTGTACATACTGTTTgaaaaccttcagtcaaaagGTAGAACTACAGAGACAACTGCAAACATGCACAAGTGAGACACGTTTTATGTGTTCTGAATGTGAGAAAGATTTCAGTAGGCAGAAAGAGTTAGTGCAACAccagaaaaataataaagaaactagaaTGGGTGTAAGTACAGAATATAGGAAATGCTTTATTAATAAACCAAACATTACAAAAGATCAGGAAACCAACACTGATGCGAAAATATCTTCATATGCTGGTTGTGAAAAAAGCTTCATCCAGGAAGAAAACGTcacaagaaatgcaaaattccatgcagaagaGATACCGGTTTTAGATAATGAGCCTAAGAAAAGCTTAAGTCGCAGGAAAGCAATCACAGAACATAAAAACACTCAAACTGGCGTGGAATTGGTCATTTCTGCTAAATCTGATAAAATCTTTTGCAGAAAGACAAACCCCTCAACCTACCAAAAAAATCAGAAAGATGAAAGACTGTATACCTATCCCACTATGCACCAAagaggagtgaaaccatttacatctactgagtgtggtaaaagcttcactgaTAACCACATTGCCCCCCAGGGAACccacactggagagaaaccatttacatgtactgagtgtagaAAAACCTTCAGTCATAAGGCAAATCTCAGACAGCACCAGGTAATTCATACAGGACAGAAGCCAtttatatgtactgagtgtggcaaaAGCTTCAGACAGAAGGCACACCTCACAAGGCACAAGATAATACATACAGGAATAAAACAATTTTCAtgtactgaatgtggtaaaagcttcactgaCAAGGCTGTCCTCAAAATACACCagcgaatccacacaggagtgaaaccatataCGTGTTTTGAGTGTGGCAAAAACTTCTGTGAGAAGGGAAGACTTACTGTACACCAGAaaattcacacaggagtgaaaccatttacttgtatggaatgtggtaaaagatttGGTCGAAAGGCAGCACTTATTATGcatcaaagaattcattcaggatCAAAACCATTTACCTGCAATGAGTGTGATAGAAGTTTCTATTATATATCAAACTTtagaaaacaccagagaatccacacagaatTGAAATCATTTATATGTAATGACTGCGGTAGAAGCTTCATTCGAatggtaaacctcacaatgcatcaGAGAATACATAAAGAAGTGAAACCAATTATAtgcactgagtgtggtaaaagtttcattCGGAAAGCAGACCTCAcagtgcaccagagaatccactcaGGATTGAAACCATTTAAATGCACCGAGTGTGATAGAAGTTTCAGTCGGAAAGCAGACCTTAGagtgcaccagagaatccactcaGGAGTGAAACCATATACGTGCACCGAGTGCGGTAAATGTTTTAGTCAAAATTCAAACTTTACGGTACACCTGAGAACACACACAGGGGTGAAACCATTTATATGTACCGAGTGTGGGAAAGGTTTCAGTGCCAATGGAAAACTTGCCATACACTTGAGAACCCATactggagtgaaaccatttacatgtcctgagtgcgGTAAAACCTTCAGTGAGAAGGGAACACTCAccacacaccagagaatccacacagcagtgaaaccatttacatgctgtgattgtggtaaaagctttaggcAGAAGGGGAAGCtcaccagacaccagagaatccatactGAAATGAAACCATTTTCCTGTACTATGTGTGGTAAAAACTTTCAACAAAAGGCAATACTCAcagtgcaccagagaatccatacaggaCAGAAACCATTTTCATGTACTGAGTGCGGTAAAAGCTTTCGAGAAAAGGCAATACTCACGGTACATCAGAGAATCCATTCCGgacagaaaccatttgcatgttctgagtgtgggaaAAGCTTCAATGAGAAGGGAGCACTAGTCattcaccagagaatccacacaggagtaaaaccattttcATGTACCGAGTGTGGGAAAAGCTTTCGACTAAAGGCAAGACTCTTGGTGCACCAGAGAATGCATTCAGgacagaaaccatttacatgttgtGAGTGTGGCAAAAGCTTTAGTGAGAAGGGAACACTCactatacaccagagaatccacacaggagtgaaaccatttacatgttctgagtgtgggaaAAGTTTCAGTCAGAAGACAAACCTTTCAGTGCacaagagaatccacacaggacgtAAATTGCATACGTGcattgaatgtggtaaaagtttctcTCACAAAGCAAGCCTTAAAAAACATGAGGGAATACACACAGGAATAAAACACTGA
- the LOC115464643 gene encoding oocyte zinc finger protein XlCOF6-like isoform X4, translated as MDVAETEEKNVLRNSKTETHHWKLHEKLDRGKILLERNKEETSSCPDWGEKGKNQNKQQNTRDSTLWEHSACNMQTGEEQRNQTKDQSCLCDICEIFLCNLVTLTSYQRSDTEEKLAACTYCLKTFSQKVELQRQLQTCTSETRFMCSECEKDFSRQKELVQHQKNNKETRMGVSTEYRKCFINKPNITKDQETNTDAKISSYAGCEKSFIQEENVTRNAKFHAEEIPVLDNEPKKSLSRRKAITEHKNTQTGVELVISAKSDKIFCRKTNPSTYQKNQKDERLYTYPTMHQRGVKPFTSTECGKSFTDNHIAPQGTHTGEKPFTCTECRKTFSHKANLRQHQVIHTGQKPFICTECGKSFRQKAHLTRHKIIHTGIKQFSCTECGKSFTDKAVLKIHQRIHTGVKPYTCFECGKNFCEKGRLTVHQKIHTGVKPFTCMECGKRFGRKAALIMHQRIHSGSKPFTCNECDRSFYYISNFRKHQRIHTELKSFICNDCGRSFIRMVNLTMHQRIHKEVKPIICTECGKSFIRKADLTVHQRIHSGLKPFKCTECDRSFSRKADLRVHQRIHSGVKPYTCTECGKCFSQNSNFTVHLRTHTGVKPFICTECGKGFSANGKLAIHLRTHTGVKPFTCPECGKTFSEKGTLTTHQRIHTAVKPFTCCDCGKSFRQKGKLTRHQRIHTEMKPFSCTMCGKNFQQKAILTVHQRIHTGQKPFSCTECGKSFREKAILTVHQRIHSGQKPFACSECGKSFNEKGALVIHQRIHTGVKPFSCTECGKSFRLKARLLVHQRMHSGQKPFTCCECGKSFSEKGTLTIHQRIHTGVKPFTCSECGKSFSQKTNLSVHKRIHTGRKLHTCIECGKSFSHKASLKKHEGIHTGIKH; from the exons atggacgtggctgagactgagg AAAAGAATGTCCTtagaaacagtaaaacagagacaCATCACTGGAAGCTGCATGAGAAGCTTGACAGGGGAAAGATATTATTGGAAAGAAACAAAGAGGAAACTTCTTCCTGTCctgactggggagaaaagggaaaaaatcaaaataaacaacaaaacaCAAGAGACTCAACTCTGTGGGAACACAGTGCCTGTAATATGCAAACAGGAGAAGAgcagagaaaccagacaaaagatCAAAGTTGTTTATGTGATATTTGTGAGATATTCCTCTGCAATCTTGTAACTCTGACATCATATCAGCGATCTGACACTGAAGAGAAACTAGCTGCCTGTACATACTGTTTgaaaaccttcagtcaaaagGTAGAACTACAGAGACAACTGCAAACATGCACAAGTGAGACACGTTTTATGTGTTCTGAATGTGAGAAAGATTTCAGTAGGCAGAAAGAGTTAGTGCAACAccagaaaaataataaagaaactagaaTGGGTGTAAGTACAGAATATAGGAAATGCTTTATTAATAAACCAAACATTACAAAAGATCAGGAAACCAACACTGATGCGAAAATATCTTCATATGCTGGTTGTGAAAAAAGCTTCATCCAGGAAGAAAACGTcacaagaaatgcaaaattccatgcagaagaGATACCGGTTTTAGATAATGAGCCTAAGAAAAGCTTAAGTCGCAGGAAAGCAATCACAGAACATAAAAACACTCAAACTGGCGTGGAATTGGTCATTTCTGCTAAATCTGATAAAATCTTTTGCAGAAAGACAAACCCCTCAACCTACCAAAAAAATCAGAAAGATGAAAGACTGTATACCTATCCCACTATGCACCAAagaggagtgaaaccatttacatctactgagtgtggtaaaagcttcactgaTAACCACATTGCCCCCCAGGGAACccacactggagagaaaccatttacatgtactgagtgtagaAAAACCTTCAGTCATAAGGCAAATCTCAGACAGCACCAGGTAATTCATACAGGACAGAAGCCAtttatatgtactgagtgtggcaaaAGCTTCAGACAGAAGGCACACCTCACAAGGCACAAGATAATACATACAGGAATAAAACAATTTTCAtgtactgaatgtggtaaaagcttcactgaCAAGGCTGTCCTCAAAATACACCagcgaatccacacaggagtgaaaccatataCGTGTTTTGAGTGTGGCAAAAACTTCTGTGAGAAGGGAAGACTTACTGTACACCAGAaaattcacacaggagtgaaaccatttacttgtatggaatgtggtaaaagatttGGTCGAAAGGCAGCACTTATTATGcatcaaagaattcattcaggatCAAAACCATTTACCTGCAATGAGTGTGATAGAAGTTTCTATTATATATCAAACTTtagaaaacaccagagaatccacacagaatTGAAATCATTTATATGTAATGACTGCGGTAGAAGCTTCATTCGAatggtaaacctcacaatgcatcaGAGAATACATAAAGAAGTGAAACCAATTATAtgcactgagtgtggtaaaagtttcattCGGAAAGCAGACCTCAcagtgcaccagagaatccactcaGGATTGAAACCATTTAAATGCACCGAGTGTGATAGAAGTTTCAGTCGGAAAGCAGACCTTAGagtgcaccagagaatccactcaGGAGTGAAACCATATACGTGCACCGAGTGCGGTAAATGTTTTAGTCAAAATTCAAACTTTACGGTACACCTGAGAACACACACAGGGGTGAAACCATTTATATGTACCGAGTGTGGGAAAGGTTTCAGTGCCAATGGAAAACTTGCCATACACTTGAGAACCCATactggagtgaaaccatttacatgtcctgagtgcgGTAAAACCTTCAGTGAGAAGGGAACACTCAccacacaccagagaatccacacagcagtgaaaccatttacatgctgtgattgtggtaaaagctttaggcAGAAGGGGAAGCtcaccagacaccagagaatccatactGAAATGAAACCATTTTCCTGTACTATGTGTGGTAAAAACTTTCAACAAAAGGCAATACTCAcagtgcaccagagaatccatacaggaCAGAAACCATTTTCATGTACTGAGTGCGGTAAAAGCTTTCGAGAAAAGGCAATACTCACGGTACATCAGAGAATCCATTCCGgacagaaaccatttgcatgttctgagtgtgggaaAAGCTTCAATGAGAAGGGAGCACTAGTCattcaccagagaatccacacaggagtaaaaccattttcATGTACCGAGTGTGGGAAAAGCTTTCGACTAAAGGCAAGACTCTTGGTGCACCAGAGAATGCATTCAGgacagaaaccatttacatgttgtGAGTGTGGCAAAAGCTTTAGTGAGAAGGGAACACTCactatacaccagagaatccacacaggagtgaaaccatttacatgttctgagtgtgggaaAAGTTTCAGTCAGAAGACAAACCTTTCAGTGCacaagagaatccacacaggacgtAAATTGCATACGTGcattgaatgtggtaaaagtttctcTCACAAAGCAAGCCTTAAAAAACATGAGGGAATACACACAGGAATAAAACACTGA